The Gloeomargarita lithophora Alchichica-D10 genomic sequence CCGGTGGAACACAACCCCACCAGATGCAGATTGCCCCCCCGCACCCGCACCCGCTCCGCCATTTCCAGCAACACCGGATGATGCAAAAATTCCCCCTCGGCGGCAGCATCGGAAATGCGGACAAACTCCTGGGGCACCACCCGCCCCGCCCCTAAATTCAAATGCCCCACCTCGGAATTACCCATTTGCCCCACTGGTAACCCCACATCCCGCCCGGACGCTTGGATGAGCGCATGGGGATAGGCCTGCCAGAGGCTATCCATCACCGGCGTTTTCGCCCGGGCAATCGCATTCGCTGTCGGGTCTTCCCGATAACCCCAACCATCCAAAATTACCAAAACAACCGGGGCAGCAGGGTGGGACATAAGCAATTCTCTTTGGGGATGGATTTTGTCCTTTATGATACTATTTACGATGAAATCCCCCCAAATGGCAAATCCTGAGGATCAGGCCATCACCGCAACCCCTATAGCAATCCCACCCGATTGGCGAACAAATATTCAGAAGAACCAAGTACGGGGGCGGCGCCCCTGCGACCGCTGTTCAAAATTGAATTAGGATTGCTATAGCTCCTCAAAAAATTCGCCATCCCCCAGCCCTTGCCAGGGGATGCATCGGCTCTTACTTAATCGGGGCGTAACCAATGGTGGCATTCGCCATCCGACACCAAATCACCACCGACTTGTAGTTTTTCACATTCACAATGTCGGGAATGGGATACTGCTGTGCCCCCTTGAATTTTTGTAATTTACCCAAATTGATAAACCCGTTCATCGCTTTGTAGGACCTGGGGGGGTTGGCTAAAGGCTCCAATATCACGTGGAGGTCTGGAGCCTGCTCCTTAGTGCTAAATGCCCCATCAATTTGCAGAAATTTACGCCCTCCCTCTTCCACAATCGTCGCCATGCCCGTCGTGGGAGCTTCCCCTTTCATAAACGCACCACTGGCTAAGGTGGCCATTTTCGCTTGGCTGATGAGTGGGGCTGGCCGGGATTGGCTGGGGAATTGAGCCAACAACGTCCCCGTTACGAGTACCGCCGTGGCAGTCCCTAAAACATACGTTAATTTCATGGGTTACCTCAGGATTAAAACAACCAGTTTGTACCGTGATTATAGGGGTAGTTTCTTATCAAAACACGGGCGATGTAAGAATAGAGCATATTCCCCTAGCCCATGATTTTTTCACCTATCTTTGGAAAATTGAACGAGTTAAAAGGGGTAGGAAAAATCGCTTCCCGCACCACAATCTTGATCCCAGCCCTAGCGGTCACCACACCCCAGGTGCTGGTTGGCGACCTGTTGCACCTGGGCGGCCAATCGGGGCAGGAGGGTCTGCGCTTCGGCGTGATGGATGATGTGACCATTGATGCGTACATTTGGCCCCTGCTTGCAGGCTTTTTGACAACCGCTCCCTGCCAAAAAGACCCATTCCTCCCAACCCTGCGCCCGGATCATTTCGCCCAATTCTTGCAATAACTCGCCTCCCCCCTGCTGGCGACAGTTGCCCTTTTGACAAACCTCGACCCGACAGGCGGGTTGGGTAGCGGCCATGCTTTTCGCCAGGGCGGGGGGGGACACCAGCAATTCCACCCCCGGAAACAAAATAATATCCGTGGCTTGCCAACTATGGTCATGCCAACGTACTGCGACTTTTACCCCCATGCCCACCACCAATTCCCGCATTAACCCCGCCCGCATATACTTGGGCAGTTTCACCTGATGCTCCTGTTCCCCATCCCGCAGACGGATAAATTTTAATTTCCCTTTCCCCGTAGGCCAAAACCCCACAAATGTCCCCGTCAAAATTTGCATAATGATATTTATATGCAATAGTTCATCTTTAGTATAAAGGAATAGCGAAGCCTTTGACTAGGGGAACCAGGCGATCAAACCGCCACTCGGTCACTATTTACACTAGAGACAATGATGGATGAGGCTGGCTACCGGCATGAGAATCATTCACGTTGTCCCCTGGGCACGGGTTCCCTACCCGCAGGCGTGGGCGTGGCAGAAAGCCCAGGTGCAACAACGGCTGGACACCCCGGAATTGCCGGATATTTTGGCTCTGTTAGAACACGAGCCGGTTTATACCCTGGGGCAGGGTGCTTCGTTGGATTTTTTGCGGTTTCCCCTCGGCAGTATGGGCATTCCCGTCTATCGCACGGAGCGGGGCGGGGAAGTTACCTATCACGGGCCGGGGCAGGTGGTGGGCTATCCGATTTTGCGCCTGAAACATTACGGGTTGGATGTACACCAGTATTTACGTTGTTTGGAACAGGCAATTATAAATGTAATGCAAGAATATCGCATCCCCGGAGAACGAAAATTGGGCTACACCGGGGTGTGGGTGGGGGATACCAAGGTGGCCGCCATCGGCATTAAGGTGCGGCGGGGGGTAACGATGCACGGGTTTGCCCTGAATGTTTGTACCGATTTAACCGCCTTTGACCGGATTGTGCCCTGTGGGATACGGGGGTACGGGGTGGGGAATTTGGGGCAATTTTGCCCGGATATTGACCTGGGGGCAGTGCGAGCGGGTTTGGTTCACACTTTGGGGGCGGTTTTGGGGGCAGACATGGAGCAGGGGGACACTATTTCGATAAGATGCTAAGGATACCCAATGGAGTTGTGGCATGGACAAACAGGAAATTCTCACCGAAGTGCAAAAAATCGTGGCGGACACCCTGGATGTGGAATTGGAGAAGGTGACCCCAGAGGCGAATTTTGCCAACGACTTGGGGGCGGATTCCCTGGCCACCGTGGATTTGGTGATGAAATTGGAAGAGTCTTTTGATATTGAAATTCCTGACAGTGCCGCCGAGCAGATCACGACGGTACAGCAGGCGGTGGATTATATTGCCCAGCAGAAGGTCGTGGCCTAGGTCAATGGCAAGTCGGGAACGGGTGGTAGTCACGGGGCTGGGGGCGATTACACCCCTGGGGAATAGCGTGGCCGATTATTGGGCGGGTTTGCTGGCGGGGCGCAGTGGCATCGGCCCGGTGACTTTGTTTGACGCATCCCAGCAGGATTGTCGGATTGCCGGGGAGGTAAAAGACTTTGACCCCTGCGCCTACCTGGAACGGCGGGATGCCAAGCGCATGGATCGGTTTGCCCAGTTTGGGGTCTGTGCCAGTTTGCAAGCGGTGCAGGATGCGGGGCTGACCATCACGGCGGCGAATGCCCCCCAGGTGGGGGTGATGCTGGGCACCGGCATCGGGGGATTGCGGATCATGGAGGAGCAGGAGCAGGTGTTGCTGACCAAAGGCCCTGGTCGCTGTAGCCCCTTTACCGTGCCGATGATGATTTGCAATATGGCCGCCGGGTTGACCGCCATTCATACGGGAGCCAAAGGCCCGAATTCCTGTCCCGTGACCGCCTGTGCCGCCGGTGCTAATGCGATTGGGGATGCCCTGCGCCTGATCCAGCAGGGGTATGTGCAGGCGATGATTTGTGGGGGAACCGAGGGAGCCGTTACCCCCCTGGGTCTGGCCGCCTTTGCCGCCTGTAAGGCCATTTCATTACGGAATGACGAACCGACCTTGGCCTCGCGCCCCTTTGACCGGGGACGGGATGGGTTTGTGTTGGGGGAAGGGGCGGGGGTGTTGATTTTGGAAGCCCTCAGCCATGCCCAGCGGCGGGGTGCCCGGATTTATGCGGAACTGGTGGGGTATGGTTCCACCTGTGATGCCTACCATATTACTGCGCCCACGCCGGACGGGGAGGGAGCCATTCGAGCGATGGAACTGGCACTCAAAGACGGCCATCTCAGCCCCGACCAGGTGAGTTATATCAATGCCCACGGCACCAGTACCCCGGCCAACGATGTGACGGAAACTAAGGCCATCAAAACAGCCCTGGGGGATCACGCCTATCGGATTGCCGTGAGTTCCACCAAATCCATGACCGGCCATCTGCTGGGTGGTTCCGGGGGGATCGAAGCGGTGGCGACGGTGCTGGCGATGGTTCACGACCAGGTGCCGCCAACGATTAACCTCAACGACCCCGACCCGGAGTGCGACCTGGATTATGTGCCCCACCAAGCCCGTGCCCTGGCGGTGGACGTGGCTTTGTCCAATTCCTTTGGGTTTGGCGGCCACAATGCCACCCTAGCCTTTCGCAAATTTCGGGCTTGATATGGGCTGGAGCGAGCGGATTCGGGTGTTGGCTTTGGGGTTAATCCAACGGGACAACCGGGTATTTTTATCCGAAGGCTATGACCCGGCTCGCCAACTTACCTTTTACCGGGCGTTGGGGGGTGGGGTGGATTTCGGGGAACCGAGTGCAGTAGCCCTAGAACGGGAATTTCAGGAAGAATTGCAGGCGGAACTGCAAGATATTGAATATCTGGGTTGTTTGGAGAATATTTTTACCTTCAATGGCCATTCAGGGCATGAGGTCATTCAACTGTATCGCTGTGGGTTTGTTGACCCCAAGTTTTATGAACGAGAAATCCTCACATTTCAAGAAGGGGAACGCCAGAAAATCGCCCGCTGGGTGGAGGTGGAACCCCTATTAAATGGGGAATTGACCCTTTATCCTGAGGGGTTTAGCCAGTATTTAACCCTTGATTGACCGGGGAATCTTTTTTCGGACACCACTAAGAAGATGATTGCCAATAATTATAAAAGTGCCTTGCTGTTTTATATCGTTTTATATTGTATAGACAAATATCATCACGCTCCCAGACTAAAAATCCCTTAAGAATGGGCAAAGCGACTTGTCACCGACCCAAAAACCCCACTACACTAGGGGGGCATGTAACGCAGGGATTTCCCATGACCGAGGCACCCACACTTTCTCGTCGTACCCCCTACCAGCCCCAAAACCGGCGGCGCATCCTGTGCGTGTTTCCCCGCTATAGTCCTTCGTTTGGCACTTTTCACCATGCCTATGGCCTGATGCCGGGGGTAAAAGGCTTTATGCCGCCCCAGGGGTTGTTGGTGGTGTCGGCCTACCTGCCGGAGTCCTGGGAGGTGCGCCTGATTGATGAAAATATCCGACCGGCTCGGTGGTGGGATTATCGCTGGGCGGATGGGGTGATCATTAGTGGGATGCACATTCAAAAGCCACAAATTTTAGAAATCAATCGCAAAGCCCATCAGCACGGCAAAATTACCGCCCTGGGGGGACCATCCGTGTCCGGGTGCCCGGAGTATTATCCGCAGGTGGATTTGCTGCATCTGGGGGAATTGGGGGATGCCACCGATGCCATGATTGCCCATTTTGATCACCATACCGAGCGACCGGCGCAACAAATTATTTTTCAAACGAAAGAGCGGGTGCCCTTGAGTGAATTTCCCATCCCCGCCTACGAAAAACTGCCTTTGGGTCAGTATTTTATCGGCAGTGTGCAATTTTCCAGCGGTTGTCCCTACCACTGTGAATTTTGTGATATTCCCGCCCTATATGGCAACAATCCCCGCTTGAAAACCCCCCAACAAATCATAGTGGAACTGGATACAATTTTGGCGGCGGGCAATCCGGGGGCAATTTATTTTGTGGATGATAATTTTATCGGCAATCGCAAGGCAATCACCCAATTATTACCCCATTTGATTGATTGGCAAAAAGAGCGGGGCTATCCGGTGCAATTTGCCTGTGAAGCGACCTTGAATTTGGCGCAAAGTCCCAAAATTTTAGCCATGATGCGGGAAGCCTATTTCTGCACCGTATTCTGTGGCATTGAAACCCCCGAACCAGAAGCGTTACATTCCATTTCTAAAGACCATAATTTGAGTTTACCCATCCTCCAGGGGGTGAAAATTCTCAACAGCTATGGCCTGGAAGTGGTATCGGGAATTATCCTGGGTTTAGACACGGATACGGCGATGACGGGCGACCGGATTTTGGAATTTATCCGTTTATCTCAAATTCCCATGCTGACGATTAACCTGCTTTATGCCCTGCCCAAAACACCCCTATGGGAGCGGTTAGAAAAAGCGGGACGGTTGGTATTTGATGACGAGCGGGAATCGAATGTGAATTTCCTTTTGCCCCACGAACAGGTGGTCGCCATGTGGCGTAAATGTATCACCCAAGCCTACACCCCAGAATTTGTTTATGAGCGGTTTGCCTACAATTTGGAGCATACTTATCCCAATCGGATTCAGGTGCCCAATAGTCCCGCCCGCACTTCCCTGGCAAATATTATCAAAGGGCTGGGGTTGATGTTTAATATCCTGCTCAAAGTGGGGTTGCTGAGTGACTATCGGGGGACGTTTTGGCAGTTTGCGAAACCCGCTTTTCAGAAGGGGCAAATTGAATATATTATCAGCACGGCTTTGGTGAGTCATCATTTAATTAAGTTTGCCCGGGAATGCAGTCAAGGTCAAGAATCCGCCTCGTTCTACTCCCAAAAAGTGCGTCAACCCGTAGCCGTGACCACCAGTTATTAAGTGATAACCGTTTTAATCAAAAACAGCCAACCAGTGAGAGCCAAAATCCTAAAACTATCGTTGGTTCAGCTTCAATGGGCATGAGCAACAAGTGCCTCTTGAATCCGCTGGGGGAGATGGGCGAGGATAACTTTAGCATTAGTGGGGGAAAATTGGATTTTATTCATAATATGTCCACATTCTGATTATTTTAACTATAGCAATATGACACGATTGGCGTTAGCCTGCGTGCCGTAGGCATACAGAAATTCCACAGAACCAAGGGCGGGGGTGCCCCGGCGACCGCTTTTTACCATTCCAATGGGATTGGGAAATTAATTATCCTCCGTGTAGGCATCAATAGCAGTTAATAACCCTTGGGAATAAGGTTCTAAAATCGTGGCGCAGACATGAAGTGTCGCCAGAGCATCGCTAAAAGTTTCTGATTCCGGGTCGGCTTGTTCTAAAACTTGAATTGCCGCCAAAGCCTTTTCGAGTTGGGGACGATAATCGGCCAACTGTCTCTGTAAATGGATCAAAGTATAATGGTTTTTGATGGTCATTTTTTATGGGTTTAGTTGCCAAGGGTTACTGTTTTAGTACTTTAAGCAAATCAGCTTTATTCATCTTGCTTGTACCAGCAATATCTCTTTCTTTCGCAAGTTTTCTTAATTGAGCCACGGTCATTTTACTTATATTGTCATCAGTTCTTGTTTCAGTGGGGATAACAGGCGATAGTTCCGGTGTTAAATAAAATATAGTCTTAAGGGCATCAATTTTGGTTTTGGTAATACCACATTTTAATTTTGTGATGGGTTCAAAATCTTTCCAGTACTTACGATCACTAGCTTCATCAATAAGGTTGGTAGCTACATCCAGTTGAATCCCTTTTAATAAACTATTAGGTGATTCAATTAAAAATTGTAATGCGGCCATGATCTCATCCCTTGTGGCGGTGGAAAGATTCATTTTGGGAGCTTGTTCCTTAGCCAGAACTCTTGACAAGAAAGCGGTTTCTTCTTTGTCGTCTGCTACCACGCACCAAACCCTTTCTAAACTTGCATCTTGAGCAACTGCATACACAAATGAATTGCCAATTACTTGATACTTGCCTCCTTCAGTGATTTTAACAACAATTGGAAGCCAGTTACGCCCCCCTGATTGCTGTAAAAGTTTAGCTGTAGCTCTGATTAAAAACTCTGGGGAATCGGTGCCACTGGTGATCTCTATCTCATCCAAGTAGAGATATATTAAATTACCAACAAGATTCGAGTTGATCATTGTAAAAAATACTCTTTTACTAAGGATTTGTAATACTCATGGGCGTTGCGGTTTCGATATACAGTTGGAACATGAGCGAAATGGGCATTGGCAATATCGGCATAATTTGGCAGATGGTGAATATGTAAATCTTTTTTTGCGTTAGTATATCTAGGAAAAAAGTAAGGTAGTAAGTTAAATCCTTCTTTCTTTGAGTTCATGATGATACCATGAATTGCCTTATAAGTGGTTTCCAGTTGAGCATCAGTAATCTTTTCACCATTGAAAAAGATTGGTAATGATACGGGAGTACCATCTTTCTTTTTTTCTTGCATTTGTGGTATGAAATTCTTGATGGTAACAGCGGCATTTTCTAATGAGAATAAATTATTATGTTTGGTGGGAATCAGTACCACATCTGCGGCATACACGGCAAATTGAGTGATCAATCGCCAATTGGGTGATGCGTCTATGAAAATATAATCATATTTGTGCTTGGCAAAAGTAAGTTTTTTATGTAAAGCATCTACACTTATTGATTGCTGTTGAAGTTTAACTTCATCAAAATTGATCATTTGATTGTCGGCAGGGATAACATCGAAGGTGATTTCTGATTTTTTAGTTTGAAAAGGATAGGATACAATTCCTGGTTCTAGATCAGCGTCCCGGTTCATTAGGGCATTAGCCACCACGCCTTCATTGGTATTTATTCCTAGAGAAGTAGTCAAATCTTGTTGATTGAAGTCGAAATCTATAATGAGTACTTTCTTTCCTAGCAATGCAAGAAATGCTGCTAAATTAACCGTTGTTGTAGTTTTTCCAATACCACCTTTATTATTGTAGATTGTCACTGTCAATGCTTGGTGATTACTTTCTATTTTACTTTTGATTACCCCCACAACTTGATCAACGTTCTCAAGTGTCAATTCGAGACATATTGTCGCAGGGTAGATAACCTTACCATGTTTTTTAAATAGTTGAACATGATTAGCGTTGGTGATAATCCCCCATTGGGCAGATTTACAATTCGCCCCAAGTAATTGAGATTTTAGTTGCCTAACGATACTTGTGTAACTGGGGGTATCTTGATCTATATTCAGACATTTTCCTTTGGCTTCGAGGAGGAGTAAAGGATTATTAGATTCATGTAAAAAAATATCATCCCCGGTATTTTTTCGAGCGGCAAAGTCGGTGATACCACCACCACCAGTGTTATATTCCGAGATGATTTCTGTATTAGTAAATCCCAGAGAAGATAACAGTTCGGCTCGAATAAAATTGTCCCTAACGATGGATTCGCTGGCATCTGGAGGCAGACTTGCTAGGGCTGACTGGAGCGGCGACAGGATAATATCCATAAGATTACTTAGTGGTCAAAGAGATTTACCGATGAACTTGTACTCCGAGTATAACCTCACTCCTCCCCACTGCCCAGGTAGGCGGCCAAGACTGTGGGATTGGTTTGCAGAATTTGAAAAGCTTCTCAAATTATTGGATAAAAGTCGGCATCCATGATTTGCTCAAAGGTGTAGGGACACTGAGCGGGTAGATCGTTCTGGGATAGGGGCGTTTCTTTGACCACAAGTAATACGCCTTTTTGATAAGCATTATCGACGGCCATGCGCACATAAGGCTTGAGGCTGGGATTATCGGCAATCAATTCCTGTAAATCTTGCCGCTGTCCAA encodes the following:
- a CDS encoding Rho termination factor N-terminal domain-containing protein, which codes for MINSNLVGNLIYLYLDEIEITSGTDSPEFLIRATAKLLQQSGGRNWLPIVVKITEGGKYQVIGNSFVYAVAQDASLERVWCVVADDKEETAFLSRVLAKEQAPKMNLSTATRDEIMAALQFLIESPNSLLKGIQLDVATNLIDEASDRKYWKDFEPITKLKCGITKTKIDALKTIFYLTPELSPVIPTETRTDDNISKMTVAQLRKLAKERDIAGTSKMNKADLLKVLKQ
- a CDS encoding AAA family ATPase, with the translated sequence MDIILSPLQSALASLPPDASESIVRDNFIRAELLSSLGFTNTEIISEYNTGGGGITDFAARKNTGDDIFLHESNNPLLLLEAKGKCLNIDQDTPSYTSIVRQLKSQLLGANCKSAQWGIITNANHVQLFKKHGKVIYPATICLELTLENVDQVVGVIKSKIESNHQALTVTIYNNKGGIGKTTTTVNLAAFLALLGKKVLIIDFDFNQQDLTTSLGINTNEGVVANALMNRDADLEPGIVSYPFQTKKSEITFDVIPADNQMINFDEVKLQQQSISVDALHKKLTFAKHKYDYIFIDASPNWRLITQFAVYAADVVLIPTKHNNLFSLENAAVTIKNFIPQMQEKKKDGTPVSLPIFFNGEKITDAQLETTYKAIHGIIMNSKKEGFNLLPYFFPRYTNAKKDLHIHHLPNYADIANAHFAHVPTVYRNRNAHEYYKSLVKEYFLQ
- a CDS encoding acyl carrier protein — protein: MDKQEILTEVQKIVADTLDVELEKVTPEANFANDLGADSLATVDLVMKLEESFDIEIPDSAAEQITTVQQAVDYIAQQKVVA
- a CDS encoding NUDIX hydrolase; amino-acid sequence: MGWSERIRVLALGLIQRDNRVFLSEGYDPARQLTFYRALGGGVDFGEPSAVALEREFQEELQAELQDIEYLGCLENIFTFNGHSGHEVIQLYRCGFVDPKFYEREILTFQEGERQKIARWVEVEPLLNGELTLYPEGFSQYLTLD
- a CDS encoding (2Fe-2S) ferredoxin domain-containing protein, whose protein sequence is MQILTGTFVGFWPTGKGKLKFIRLRDGEQEHQVKLPKYMRAGLMRELVVGMGVKVAVRWHDHSWQATDIILFPGVELLVSPPALAKSMAATQPACRVEVCQKGNCRQQGGGELLQELGEMIRAQGWEEWVFLAGSGCQKACKQGPNVRINGHIIHHAEAQTLLPRLAAQVQQVANQHLGCGDR
- a CDS encoding B12-binding domain-containing radical SAM protein — its product is MTEAPTLSRRTPYQPQNRRRILCVFPRYSPSFGTFHHAYGLMPGVKGFMPPQGLLVVSAYLPESWEVRLIDENIRPARWWDYRWADGVIISGMHIQKPQILEINRKAHQHGKITALGGPSVSGCPEYYPQVDLLHLGELGDATDAMIAHFDHHTERPAQQIIFQTKERVPLSEFPIPAYEKLPLGQYFIGSVQFSSGCPYHCEFCDIPALYGNNPRLKTPQQIIVELDTILAAGNPGAIYFVDDNFIGNRKAITQLLPHLIDWQKERGYPVQFACEATLNLAQSPKILAMMREAYFCTVFCGIETPEPEALHSISKDHNLSLPILQGVKILNSYGLEVVSGIILGLDTDTAMTGDRILEFIRLSQIPMLTINLLYALPKTPLWERLEKAGRLVFDDERESNVNFLLPHEQVVAMWRKCITQAYTPEFVYERFAYNLEHTYPNRIQVPNSPARTSLANIIKGLGLMFNILLKVGLLSDYRGTFWQFAKPAFQKGQIEYIISTALVSHHLIKFARECSQGQESASFYSQKVRQPVAVTTSY
- a CDS encoding DM13 domain-containing protein, encoding MKLTYVLGTATAVLVTGTLLAQFPSQSRPAPLISQAKMATLASGAFMKGEAPTTGMATIVEEGGRKFLQIDGAFSTKEQAPDLHVILEPLANPPRSYKAMNGFINLGKLQKFKGAQQYPIPDIVNVKNYKSVVIWCRMANATIGYAPIK
- the lipB gene encoding lipoyl(octanoyl) transferase LipB: MRIIHVVPWARVPYPQAWAWQKAQVQQRLDTPELPDILALLEHEPVYTLGQGASLDFLRFPLGSMGIPVYRTERGGEVTYHGPGQVVGYPILRLKHYGLDVHQYLRCLEQAIINVMQEYRIPGERKLGYTGVWVGDTKVAAIGIKVRRGVTMHGFALNVCTDLTAFDRIVPCGIRGYGVGNLGQFCPDIDLGAVRAGLVHTLGAVLGADMEQGDTISIRC
- the fabF gene encoding beta-ketoacyl-ACP synthase II, with the translated sequence MASRERVVVTGLGAITPLGNSVADYWAGLLAGRSGIGPVTLFDASQQDCRIAGEVKDFDPCAYLERRDAKRMDRFAQFGVCASLQAVQDAGLTITAANAPQVGVMLGTGIGGLRIMEEQEQVLLTKGPGRCSPFTVPMMICNMAAGLTAIHTGAKGPNSCPVTACAAGANAIGDALRLIQQGYVQAMICGGTEGAVTPLGLAAFAACKAISLRNDEPTLASRPFDRGRDGFVLGEGAGVLILEALSHAQRRGARIYAELVGYGSTCDAYHITAPTPDGEGAIRAMELALKDGHLSPDQVSYINAHGTSTPANDVTETKAIKTALGDHAYRIAVSSTKSMTGHLLGGSGGIEAVATVLAMVHDQVPPTINLNDPDPECDLDYVPHQARALAVDVALSNSFGFGGHNATLAFRKFRA